The nucleotide sequence ttgtaatttagaatggagggagtatattgcAATGCAATTCTATACtacctttgttgaagttgaaggttGATCTGAAAGGTTTGCAATTCACAAAGATGATAATCTCCACAGcaagcagcctgttcgggaggccgtatcgtatcgtggattatttactgctgtctggtttggtgtgagagaaaaacactgttctcggctggaaatttacgatcgtttacgagcaagcgaacaggctaaatgGCTAGGGTGGGCATGGTAGACTATTAATCATTGCCTTAGCTGAAGTGAACTAAGCTGTGCTTGCAAGAACGTTTGACCATACAAAATATTTCGGTTACCCATACCTATACTTGATTCTATTGATTTTGAAACCATAGCAACGCATGGACACTCACCTAGTCAAcaagaaaattttcttttggaCGACGGACGCCTGACAGTTCCGTGGCGTTCACGGAAACTTTTAGTACGCACGTACTTGTCAATGCGGGCTGGGCCGACGTGGCTCTATTTCGTGGCGCTTACGAAAATTACGCAGCTCAATGTATAATGGGCCTTCAGCCGTAAGCTAGTGTTGAAGCATTCGATCCGTTCGAGCCCTTGCCCTAGACCCACCCCTGATTTCATTTCCCCAATCATGGCGGCGGCTCCGTCGGCGACGGCGGTGTCCACGGCGGCGCTTGTAGTCCCCATCCAAGCTCCAACCAGTGCGTTTCTCCGGCGCACCCAGCTCACCCGTCACCGCCTCCACTCGCTAAAATGCCGCCGCGCTGGGCCCATCGTCCCTGcggccgccgctgccgcggcGGGCAGCAGCTCCCCGTCGTCTGCCGTTTTCCACGGCGAGTGCTTTGTGGTGGGCGATAACATCGACACCGACCAGATCATCCCCGCCGAGCACCTCACCCTGGTGCCCTCCAAGCCCGACGAGTACCGCAAGCTCGGCTCCTTCGCCTTCGCGGGCCTCCCTTCCGCGGCCTACCCGACGCCGTTCCTCGCCCCGGGTGAGGAATCCTCGCGCTACGCCGTCATCGTCGGTGGGGCCAACTTCGGGTGCGGCTCCTCACGCGAGCACGCGCCCGTCGCGCTCGGGGCCGCCGGCGCACGCGCCGTCGTCGCGGAGGGCTACGCGCGCATCTTCTTCCGCAACTCCGTGGCCACTGGAGAGGTGTACCCTTTGGAGCTCACGGAGGCTGGGGCCTGTAAGGAGTGCAAGACAGGGGATGTGGTCACCGTGGACCTTGGTAACTCCGTTTTTATTAACCACACCTCTGGCAAGGAGTACAAGCTGAAACCAATTGGTGATGCTGGTCCGGTAATTGAGGCGGGAGGGATCTTTGCCTATGCCCGGAAGACAGGAATGATTGCGTCGAAAGCTGCTGCATGAGGGTAAGGTAAGATAATTGGATTTCATGTTTTCGTTGCTCTGCATATCAAGCTATGAAATTGAGCCTTGCCGATACATGTTGGTGTGTGCTTAGATTAGTCTTCATGTAATTGTTGTCCAGAGATAAAATGAGCTCATATTAGTCACCTGTGTTTGATAGTTTCATGTATGTGACTACTATATGGCAGTCATACACTAGGGACCAATACTTGCTGATAAGGAACCTATTTTTGGTGCAGTAAGGGTATGTTTGGAAACTTTGGATTATTCTACACCTGTAATTGAATTACACCTGAAACCTTCTGTTCACAGGAAAACGGAAGTAATTTTACTCCCCCTGTAAGCTGTTATTATTTGGGTAAGGGGTGGAAACAGGTGCGCAAATTAACTGAGAACTAAGCTATTGACAGAAAATTCCTCAACTACTGCATCACATCAAGCATCAAATTAGAGCTACAAACTAATCAGATTTCGTACCACAGCTGAAATCAGAACATGAAGTTTTAGAACATAGCAGCAAAATTGAGACAGAATCCATCAGACTGGACCACAAGAGGAAAAGGAGTTCAGATCAGAGCTCAACTAGGAGTCTAGGAGTGGCAGTGGAGAGCTGGAGGCACACCTTCCCATTGACATTGATGAGAATAGAGAACTCCATAGAGCCAATACCTCTGATGCAACTGGATAATAATGTAGGAAACCATAATAATGTGTATTTTTTTTAAACTTATAATAATGTGTATTTTGGCCTTCTAGGTTAATATTTGTTCTTGGAATAGCTTATTGGTGTCCACAATAACTGAATGTTTCAAGCAGTTAATTTGGGACAAGAATTGTGATTGTTCTCCTACTCCTAACCACATGGTTGTCGGATGAGCCAATTTCCTCATTCATTAACTTAAATTTCTTATTAGAATTACAATATTTTTGGAATTTGAAGACGAGGTTCAGTATTTTGGGATTTAAAGATGAGGTGTTAATTTACATTGCTAGAAAGAGTATTTTCCTTCTTTATCAGAACAATCATAGCAATCAGTTATTGGAAACATTTTTTTATCCTTAGGGTAATGCAATAATCAAAATTCTAGGTATTCGCATGTCCCATTGAATCTGCAGCCCCATGACATCTTGCTAAAATTTTACTAGCAAATCAAATTGTACCAGAAAATCCTGGTGGGTAGGGATGGAAGTACCTGTTTTGGGTTATTGGTCGAATACCTGGAGGATCTGCATATATTTCACTGTAGAGATGAATAAAATCTGGTGGCAAAGTTTTAATCAATTCGGATTTCTTGTTACTTTCTTCATGGAATCTGCCAATCTGGGGGATCTGCATATATCTCATTGTAAAGATGAATAAAATCTGGTGGCAAAGTTTTAAAATCAACCTTGATTCAGTAATGATAAAATCAACTAGAGCTGACTTGAGCCACAATTTGACAAAATTAATGACCAGATTGCAAAATTGTGACAAGCCCTCGGTAACTTGGGAGTCGttattttttttttaacaaaaaaatcTGGTACCTACTGTTTCCAATTCCTCAATGCTGGCTATGGCAGTCAACAATCATGACGTATTCCTGACCACGCAACCTATGTTTCAGTAGCCTGAATCTCCAAAGCCTGTGTCTATCGTGTTAACATGTGAGTTCCAAATTTCTCAGCTGGATACCAGCGAGCTTTTGGGATTGGGGTCTTTCACTTATGCTGGCCTTAGGCGGAAGCCGTGGGCTGCAGGTCAACTATGGTGGTTGGGTGAGATGGTGGGAACTCTGGGAGCGGTGTCGAACTACTGGATTGGCAGGGAGGGGTTGATAGGAAATGCACCAGCAGGACAGGTTTTGTGTGTGTGAGCAGACTGCCCAAAATGACTGGAGGGCAGGATTGTGGTTGGATCTTCATCCTATGATGGCATGACCTGGCGTGTGTCAAACGAGCATTTACTTGAGTCTGACTGTGGGTAAGCTCCTCCCATTCCAGATCATTGGGTTAAACTTAGGTCCTGTTTGGATCAGCTAGAATTTGCGGATTGTGGCTTTTAAAAACTCTAGCTGATCCAAACAGCTCAACTTTTACAATCCAACTACCCAGATTGTAGCAAT is from Miscanthus floridulus cultivar M001 chromosome 7, ASM1932011v1, whole genome shotgun sequence and encodes:
- the LOC136464108 gene encoding 3-isopropylmalate dehydratase small subunit 1-like — encoded protein: MAAAPSATAVSTAALVVPIQAPTSAFLRRTQLTRHRLHSLKCRRAGPIVPAAAAAAAGSSSPSSAVFHGECFVVGDNIDTDQIIPAEHLTLVPSKPDEYRKLGSFAFAGLPSAAYPTPFLAPGEESSRYAVIVGGANFGCGSSREHAPVALGAAGARAVVAEGYARIFFRNSVATGEVYPLELTEAGACKECKTGDVVTVDLGNSVFINHTSGKEYKLKPIGDAGPVIEAGGIFAYARKTGMIASKAAA